The Planctomycetota bacterium genome contains the following window.
TGGGTGCGTTGGATGCGCTGCTGATCGTTGAGGGCCGAGAGGTCGCGCCGGGCGGTCACCTCGGACACGCCCAGCCGCTCGGCCACGTCGGCCACGCGGAGGTACCGTTCGCGCTGAAGAAGCTCGGCGAGTTTCTCCCGTCGGCGGTCGACTTCGGCCTTGGCGACGCGGGGCATGGCGGTGGAGCGTACCACCTATACGATCGAAAGCAATCATAAACGAGCGTGTCCAACCGGCATCCCTGTTGCAGGGCGGTTTACGAAAACATCGACAACCTTCCGAACGGTCCTTGCAACGACGCGTCATGCATGCGAGAACACCTGTCACAATGGATAAGCAGCTATTCTGGAAGCTGGTCGCGGACGCGCGTGAGACCGGGGGGACCAATGACGAGGCGTGTTGTGATGCACTGACCGACGCTCTGGCCGAGATGGAGGGGCCGGAGATCATCACCTTCGATCGCATCTGGCGTGAGGAGGTGGACGACGCTTACTTCTGGGATCTCTGGATCGGGGCGGCGCTGCTGCTCAACGGGGCGGACGCGGAGTTGTTCACCAACTTCCGCCATTGGCTCGTCGGCCAAGGCGAGGAAATCTACAAGGCGTCGGTCACCGAGCCGGATTCGATGACGGCGTTCGCCGGGAAGATGGGCGACCAGAACCTGACGCTCATGTTCGACGCCGCGGCGGACGCGTACATGGACGTGACCGGGAACACGATCCCGGACCCTACTCTGCCGCCGCCGATCGAGCCGCTGGGTGAAGAGTGGGACGGCAGCGACGAGCAAGCCAAGGCCCGCCTGCCCAAGCTCTTCCAAGCGACACGCGGATGAGTGCGTTAGCCTGTGACGTCGGGCGTATCGGTTTGTGCCAATCTTGAACCCTGCGGACCTTCCGGCGTGACCGTTTCGGATAACCGGGCACAATGCGTCGATGCTCATCGCCACGCTGCTCGCCCTGATGCTCCATGCCCCCGCGCCCGATCCGCTTCCCGAGATCGATCAACGTCTGGCCGGGTTGCAACAAGCCGTCGACGCTCGGGACGATGTCGCGGAAGAGGTGCGAATGCGCCTGGCCTTGGCCCGAAGCGTT
Protein-coding sequences here:
- a CDS encoding DUF4240 domain-containing protein → MDKQLFWKLVADARETGGTNDEACCDALTDALAEMEGPEIITFDRIWREEVDDAYFWDLWIGAALLLNGADAELFTNFRHWLVGQGEEIYKASVTEPDSMTAFAGKMGDQNLTLMFDAAADAYMDVTGNTIPDPTLPPPIEPLGEEWDGSDEQAKARLPKLFQATRG